From the genome of Anaerolineae bacterium:
CTATATGGAGTACGGCCAGACGTTGCTGGCGCGCGCTGATGAGGATCGTTTTGCTAACGCAGATGAGTTTGCCGCCGATCCCTCGCTGCGAGCTGCTGTACAGCAGGGCACAACGAATGAACTCGCGGCCATTGATCTGGTTGGGCCAGAGCGCGTGGATAGCTACGAGGACTTTGGCGTGGCTGTGCAGGCGCTGCTCAGCGAAGATGCCGATGCGGTCGTCATCGACACGGTAGCCGGTATCGGCTTCATCACCCAGAATCCCGACCAGCTCAAGTTCGTCGGCGAGCCGTTCACCAGCGAATTACTGGGCTTTATCTTCCAACCCGGATCAGACCTGGTGGAGCCGGTCAACGCCGCCCTGTGGTCGATGCGTCGCGATGGGACACTGTGGGCGCTGTATCAAAAGTGGTTCGAACCGGGTAAGGAACCAGAAGTGCTGCCCGACCTGGGTGGGCGCGAAGTTGTTGTCGCAGTAGAGAACGCCTATCCACCGTTCAACTACATCGGCGAAAACGGAGAACCCGAAGGCTGGGACTACGACGCCTGGCAGGAGATTTGTATCCGCATCAACTGCGTGCCGGTCATGGAAGAGTGGGCCTGGGACGGCCTCTTTGAGGCTGCCAGCGCAGGAGAATTCGACGTTGCGGCGGATGGCATCACCATCACGGAAGAGCGAGCGAAGATTGTCGCCTTCTCTGAACCCTACATGTACTACGGGCAGGCCTTGCTGGCCGTAGCTGATGAAGATCGCTTTGCCGATGCCGAGGAGTTCGCCGCTAATCCCGAACTCCGTGCCGCTGTCCAGCAGGGCACCACGAACGAACTCGCCGCTATTGAGCTGCTGGGGCCAGAGCGTGTAGATAGCTATGAAGATTTCGGCGTGGCTGTCCAGGCATTGCTCAGCGGCGATGCTGACGCAGTTGTCATCGATACCGTTGCCGGCATCGGGTTCATCAACAACAACCCCGGGCGGCTCAAGTTCGTCGGCGAGCCTTTCACTTCTGAGGCGCTGGGCTTCATCTTCCAGCCAGGCTCGGCGTTGATTGAGCCGGTGAACGCGGCGCTGCGCTCAATGCGCGTGGATGGTACCTTCGCCATCCTGTATGCGCGGTGGTTCGAGCCTGCAGAGTAGAGTCATCGAACTTTCGAGGACAGGGAAGGGCAGGGGGGTAACCTCATTGCCCTTCCCGCCCGCTGGCGAACCCTGATGCAGTACGCGAAACAGGAGGCGATTGTGGCACAGAGTAAGGTACAACAACATGCCAGAGTTCCTGATCGTTGGCGCCGCATGGTCAATCCCAAGGTCCTCTGGGCTTATGTGGTGGTTATCCTCGGCATTTTGATAGTCCTGGCGATCTATTTTGATCCCTCTTATCGTGACGCCTTCGACTACATCTGGCCGGGTGTGCAAATGACATTGTTCCTGACCGTGACGTCGTTTGCCCTTTCGCTGGTCATCGGCCTGCTGGCAGGGCTGGCCAGAGTCTCAACCAACCCGATTCTATACAATATCGCCACGTTCTATGTGGAAACCATCCGTGGCGTACCGATTCTGGTGCAGCTTCTGTACGTAACTTTTGTGATTTTCCCTCTGTTTGTTGATGGCCTGACAGCAGCGGGGTTTGGCTTCTCGATCCGTGACGTTGAGATGCATACCCGCGTCATCTTCGGGCTGGCGCTGGCGTACGGCGCATTTGAGGCCGAGGTCTTCCGGGCCGGAATCGAGTCTATCGATAAGGGGCAGATGGAAGCAGCACGCTCGCTCGGTATGTCTTACCGCCAGGCGATGCGTTACGTGATCCTACCGCAGGCGATTCGGACCGTGCTGCCCCCGCTCGGCAACGACTTTATTGCCATGCTCAAGGACACGTCTCTGGCGTCGGCGCTGGCGGTAGGTGAAATCACGCATCTCAGCCGTCAGCACCGTAACCGTACATTCACCACCTTCCAGCCGTTGAATGTTGCGGCCTTCCTGTATCTTGCGATGACTCTCCTACTGACCCGCAGTGTCCGATATCTGGAACGAAGGATGTCTCCCAATGAGTGACAAACCTGCGCCGAGCGATGACATTATCATCCTGGAGAACATCTATAAGGCGTTTGGCCCGGTTCAGGCTGTGCGGGGTGTCAGCCTGCGGGTAAAGCGCGGTGAGGTAGTTGTCATCATTGGCCCCAGTGGCTCCGGTAAGAGCACTTTGCTGCGCTGCATCAACCACCTGGAAGCCATAGACAGCGGCGACATCTGGATCGATGGCATTCACCTGACACATCGCCAGACCGACATCAACAAGGTGCGTGAAGAGATCGGCATGGTGTTTCAGCTCTTCAACCTATTTCCCAATTACACCGTGCTGGAAAACATCATGTTGGCGCAGCGGGTGGTGCGTAAACGCAGTAAGGAGGAAGCGCGCCGGATTGCCATGGAAAACCTGCAGAAGGTCGGCATTCCGGAAAAAGCCGAAAGTTACCCGGCGCAACTCTCAGGCGGGCAGCAACAGCGCGTAGCGATCGCGCGTGCGCTGGCCATGAACCCGAAGATCATGTTGTTCGACGAGCCAACATCGGCCCTGGACCCGGAGATGATCAAAGAGGTTCTGGATGTCATGCTGCAACTGGCCAAGGAAGGCATGACTATGGTGGTCGTAACCCACGAGATGGGTTTCGCCAGAGCCGCTGCCGATCGGATTGTGTTCATGGATAACGGTGAAAAGATTGAGGAAACCACACCAGAGAAGCTCTTCAGCGCGCCAGAGCACGACCGCACCCGGCAATTCCTGAGCCGCATCCTGGCCCACTGAGCCATACAACAAGCCACCTACAGAGAAAGTAGAAAGTAGGAAGAACATGAATCTACTATTATCACAATAGATAATATATATTTTATAAGTTTTACATATTATTTTGAGCTTTATTTGTTGGGGCAGGGGGGGTATTAATTTACCCGGATTACGGCTGGAAAACCCTCGGAGGCAACCGATCCGTCACATCGGGACGTCCGATATAGCCAAAAGTCATCTCAATCGTCTCATGACCCATATTCTGCCGGATAGCATCTACCTTGACGCCAGCATCATATAGTCGCCGGGCGTAGGTCCGGCGGCAGTCATGCGGTTGTACCACGCGCATTCTCCCCTGAATCTCAATCGGATAGCGGGCCAGAATCTTCTGGATGGTACGTTCATTGAGCGGTGTTTCCCGCACATGATCACCTTTGCGCAGACCGCGAAATACATAGCCACTATCAATATTGGCTTTGCGCAACCAGGCGTCAACATAAGACAGGCACCAGTCAAGTTCGCCGTATGGGATCAGCCGTTCCTTTTGTCCTTTCCCGGCGCGGACGTGCAGAGCAAGCGCACCTTCAAGATGCTGGCGCAGATCTTGCGTCTGCAGAGCACATAGTTCCGCCTCGCGGATGCCGGTGCAGAGTAGCAGGGCGATGATCGCCCGATCGCGTGTACCAGCAAGGGTACTGCTGTCCGGTGCAGCCAGCAGTGCGCGCACTTCCGCCTGGCTAAGGCGGAGCCGCTCGGAGTCAGCCCGATCCTGGCGCGAACGCGTTCGGACGCTGGCTGCGCGCGGGTCAATAGCGGCCTGAATTCGCGCAATGAGTTCATCGACAAGCGCCTTATGTTCAGCAAAGCTTGCCTGTGGAGGAACCAGTGAGAAAAACAGGCGCCGGTTCAATAGCAGCTCTCTATATCGCGTGCGGACGGTAGATAGATGCACCGCCACGCTCTCCGGGGACAATCCTTCCTCATGAAGCAGGTAATCCCGATAACGACGCAAATCCGGCGCGGCCCAGCCGCCGCCCGTGGCGTTGAGCCAGCTGGCAAACTTGTTGAGCCGATGGCGGCCATCTTTGCTGGAGTCAGCAGGCACAAGAACCTGAAAGTTATCGTTGACCGTTGCCAAAGTGCGCGATCTTGCTTTCATGAGGGCGCTCACATTCTGACAGATAATAAGGGCGCATTAGGGACTTTATACGCCCTTATAAAGTAGCACTGATTTGCCCTCTTGGCAAGCTCTTGACAGGTGTATAATATATATTGATATCCGTTTAACAACTGATACTGTATGGCCAGGGGAGTTCGCAACGCGAACTGAGAGGACGTAGTAGCGTCGACCCTGTGACCTGATCCGGGTAATACCGGCGTAGGGAGAGCCAGTTTTCAAGAACGCAATTGCCACCCTACGCGGTGGCAATTTTCATCTCTCCCTCCCTCTATCGAAGGTTTTTGCCAGTTCCGGGAGGTGTGCTGTGATGAGAAGAAAGTATGTCTGGTGGGTTTGCATATTGCTTGTGGCGTTCGCTGCTACAGGACCGCTTAACGCGCTCCAGCAACCGGTTGAGTTGACCCTGATCACTCATGACAGCTTTAGCGTCAGTGAGGAAGTGCTGAGCAGCTTTGAACAGGAAGCGGGAATCCGGGTACGCATCCTGCGCGCTGGCGACACCGGCACCATGATCAACCAGGCGATCCTGAGCCGCAACAATCCGCTGGCGGATGTCCTGTATGGGCTTGATAACACTTTCTTGACGCGAGCTTTGGATGCTGATCTGTTTGTGCCCTACGAATCGCCGTTGCTGAAGGATGTTGCGGAAGAGTTCATCCTCGACAGCCAGCATCGCGTCACGCCAATCGACTATGGCGATGTCTGCCTTAACTACGACAAAGCATACTTTGCGGAACATGATCTGTTGCTGCCTGCCAGTTTCGAAGATTTGACCAAGCCAGAATACCGTGGCCTGCTGGTAGTTGAAAACCCCGCCACCTCCTCACCTGGTCTGGCTTTCCTGCTGGCAACAATCGGTTATTTTGGCACGGGGAATGAAGAGGAGGAGATACAGCCTTACACTTACCTCGACTTCTGGGCGGACCTTGTCGCTAACGATGTACTGGTGGTCGATAGCTGGAGCGATGCTTACTACGGAGAATTCAGCGCGACCGGGGATGGTACGAGGCCACTGGTGGTGAGTTATGCCAGCAGCCCGCCCGCCGAGGTCTACTTCGCTGAAGAAGAGCTTGAGGACGCTCCAACCGGCAGCATCACAGCGAGCGGAATGTGCTTCCGCCAGATCGAGTTCGCTGGAATTCTGGCTGGAACACAGCGCATTGAAGCAGCACAGCGCTTCATCGACTTCCTGCTAAGCCGGCCATTCCAGGAAGATATGCCGCTGCAGATGTTTGTCTTCCCGGTCAACAGAGAGGCCGAACTACCTGAAGTTTTCGCCAGGTATGCCGCCATTCCGGAAGAGCCGGCCTATCTGGACAGCGAGACCATCGCAGCGTACCGGGAGGAATGGATCGAGGCATGGACCAGCGTCGTCCTCCGCTAAGCGAGATACTCTTAGGCGTGCGGCACGGGCTGTTGCTCGTGCCGCTACTCTTCCTGGCGGTCTTTTTCTTCTACCCGCTCACTGCCATTCTGGCCATTGGTCTGGCACCTGAAGGCACTATCGACCTTAGCAGCTTTCTGGAGCTTCTCTCATCAGATTACTACCGGCGAATCATCGGCTTTACAGCAGGACAGGCTACGCTCTCCACCATGTTGACGCTGGTGTTGGCCCTGCCCGGCGCTTACGTCTTTGCCCGTTACGAATTTCCCTTGAAACGCACGCTGCTTTCTCTGTCCGTCTTGCCATTTATATTACCAACACTAGTTGTTTCAGCGGCATTTACCGCCTTGCTAGG
Proteins encoded in this window:
- a CDS encoding transporter substrate-binding domain-containing protein → MFVDRKAWLTGLLVVALLLASLSAAVAQGPELPDLEGREVVVAVENAYPPFNFIGQDGQPAGWDYDVWQEICLRLNCVSVMEEWAWDGLFEAAGAGEFDVAADGITITEERAKIVAFSDPYMEYGQTLLARADEDRFANADEFAADPSLRAAVQQGTTNELAAIDLVGPERVDSYEDFGVAVQALLSEDADAVVIDTVAGIGFITQNPDQLKFVGEPFTSELLGFIFQPGSDLVEPVNAALWSMRRDGTLWALYQKWFEPGKEPEVLPDLGGREVVVAVENAYPPFNYIGENGEPEGWDYDAWQEICIRINCVPVMEEWAWDGLFEAASAGEFDVAADGITITEERAKIVAFSEPYMYYGQALLAVADEDRFADAEEFAANPELRAAVQQGTTNELAAIELLGPERVDSYEDFGVAVQALLSGDADAVVIDTVAGIGFINNNPGRLKFVGEPFTSEALGFIFQPGSALIEPVNAALRSMRVDGTFAILYARWFEPAE
- a CDS encoding amino acid ABC transporter permease, translating into MQYAKQEAIVAQSKVQQHARVPDRWRRMVNPKVLWAYVVVILGILIVLAIYFDPSYRDAFDYIWPGVQMTLFLTVTSFALSLVIGLLAGLARVSTNPILYNIATFYVETIRGVPILVQLLYVTFVIFPLFVDGLTAAGFGFSIRDVEMHTRVIFGLALAYGAFEAEVFRAGIESIDKGQMEAARSLGMSYRQAMRYVILPQAIRTVLPPLGNDFIAMLKDTSLASALAVGEITHLSRQHRNRTFTTFQPLNVAAFLYLAMTLLLTRSVRYLERRMSPNE
- a CDS encoding amino acid ABC transporter ATP-binding protein — encoded protein: MSDKPAPSDDIIILENIYKAFGPVQAVRGVSLRVKRGEVVVIIGPSGSGKSTLLRCINHLEAIDSGDIWIDGIHLTHRQTDINKVREEIGMVFQLFNLFPNYTVLENIMLAQRVVRKRSKEEARRIAMENLQKVGIPEKAESYPAQLSGGQQQRVAIARALAMNPKIMLFDEPTSALDPEMIKEVLDVMLQLAKEGMTMVVVTHEMGFARAAADRIVFMDNGEKIEETTPEKLFSAPEHDRTRQFLSRILAH
- a CDS encoding site-specific integrase, with product MKARSRTLATVNDNFQVLVPADSSKDGRHRLNKFASWLNATGGGWAAPDLRRYRDYLLHEEGLSPESVAVHLSTVRTRYRELLLNRRLFFSLVPPQASFAEHKALVDELIARIQAAIDPRAASVRTRSRQDRADSERLRLSQAEVRALLAAPDSSTLAGTRDRAIIALLLCTGIREAELCALQTQDLRQHLEGALALHVRAGKGQKERLIPYGELDWCLSYVDAWLRKANIDSGYVFRGLRKGDHVRETPLNERTIQKILARYPIEIQGRMRVVQPHDCRRTYARRLYDAGVKVDAIRQNMGHETIEMTFGYIGRPDVTDRLPPRVFQP
- a CDS encoding thiamine ABC transporter substrate-binding protein — its product is MRRKYVWWVCILLVAFAATGPLNALQQPVELTLITHDSFSVSEEVLSSFEQEAGIRVRILRAGDTGTMINQAILSRNNPLADVLYGLDNTFLTRALDADLFVPYESPLLKDVAEEFILDSQHRVTPIDYGDVCLNYDKAYFAEHDLLLPASFEDLTKPEYRGLLVVENPATSSPGLAFLLATIGYFGTGNEEEEIQPYTYLDFWADLVANDVLVVDSWSDAYYGEFSATGDGTRPLVVSYASSPPAEVYFAEEELEDAPTGSITASGMCFRQIEFAGILAGTQRIEAAQRFIDFLLSRPFQEDMPLQMFVFPVNREAELPEVFARYAAIPEEPAYLDSETIAAYREEWIEAWTSVVLR